In Deinococcus psychrotolerans, the genomic window GCCGAGGTTTTGCAGCACCGTCAGAGCGCTGCCCGGATAACTGCGGCTGCGGGCCTTTTCGATACTCATGTCGGCGGCGTCCACTTTGGCGATCGCGGCGGCAGACTGCGCTCCAGCGGGAGCCGTCAGCAAGGCGAGGCTCATCAGGCCTATCAAGAAAGCGGGTTTCATTCCTCAAGCTAAAGGCGAACCCGGCCCCAGAAAGCGTCAGGGCCAACGTTTTAGTACGCCGTGATCTTGGTCCTTTTACCAGCCGTCACTCACCGAAGCTTGACCGGACGTTGATGCAGCGCTCCGCTCAGGGCCTCACCCGCTAAACTGAGCGTATTCCACAATCAAGGGAGGTTTCACCCATGAGCGATCAACCCAACCGTGAACCCCAGCATCACGAGCCACAGGCGGCCGATACCAACCCGGCTTCCCCGCAGGGCGGCGGCGACAAAGACACCAACGATCTGAGCGGCATCAAGCAAGTTCAGAAAATGGGTATGCAGGAAAAAGCTGATCAGGTGGACAAATTGCCTGACAGCGTGACCGGCGCGAACAGCGGTATCGAGCGCAATCGGCGTTAGAAAGGCTTTTCTGGCTCCCATTTCAACTAAAAGCGCCGCCTTCAATTGAGGGCGGCGCTTTTTAGTTCACTCACAAGATGAACTCTAACCAGCTTGCGTCAGCCGCCGCGCCGCTCCGACGTACAGCAACACGCCGTGTTCCAGAGCGCGTTCGTCCACCGTGAACTTGGAGTGGTGGTGAGGCGCGTAATCGGGGCCACCCGCACCGATGGCAATGAAGGTGCCGGGCGCTTTGGTCAGGTAAGCGCTGAAGTCCTCGCCGCCCATGATCGGCCTGCCTTCCGAGAGTGTCGCCTCAGCGCCGAGCGTTTGGCGGGTCACCTCGCGCAGCATTTCGGTAATCTCCGGGTCATTGATGACGGCCCGGTAGCCTTTTTCATAATCGAAGGTGTAGTTCGCTCCGTACCCCTCGGTGATTCCCTTGATGAGTTTTTCCATGCGCTCCGGCATTTTTTCGCGCAGCTCGGCGTCGAACGTCCTGACGGTGCCGGTCATGGTCACGCTGCCGGGAATGATGTTGTGGGCGCTGCCGCCGTTGATCTGGGTCACGCTCAGCACGGCGGGGTCGAGGGGGTCGCGCTGACGAGAAACTACACTTTGCAGGGCCAGCACGATCTGAGCAGCAATCACCACTGGATCGATGGTTTCGTGAGGGCTGGCGGCGTGTCCACCTTTGCCTTCGATGCGGATGTTAAAAACATCGGAAGCGGCCAGCAGCGGGCCGTCGCGCAGTACGATCACGCCCGTTGGAATCGGCGTCATCAAATGGGTGCCCACCACTGCGTCCACGCCGTCCATGATTCCGGCGTCGACCACTTGCTGAGCGCCGCCGGGAAACAGCTCTTCGGCGTGCTGGAAAATAAAGCGCACTTCGCCGCGCAGCGTTTCAGGACTGGCCGAGAGAAGCGTGGCCGCGCCCAGCAGCATGGCGGTGTGGCCGTCGTGCCCGCAGGCGTGCATCACGCCGGGATTCTGGGAAGCAAATTCGAGGCCAGTGTCTTCCTGAATCGGCAAGGCGTCCATGTCGGCCCGCAGCAGCACGGTTCGCCCCGCTCCCGCCGTGCCCTTCAGCACCGCCAGAATGCTGGTCGGGGTGGGGCGACTCAGCGTCAGGTGAGGCAGCTTTTTCAACTCGCCTTCCACGTAGTCGGCGGTCTGGTGTTCCTGAAACGACAGTTCGGGGTGCTGGTGAAGGTAGCGCCGCCAAGCCGTGACTTGCTGCTTGAGTTCGGCGGGCACAGTGTTGGGCGGGGTCTGAGTCTGGGTCATGGCAACCTCAAGGGGAAGGCGTGTTCCTTCAGGGATGGTGGGTGAGAAGGTGCGCGTTGACTTGAGCCGACGCTGCTTTTACGGCCTTCTCACCGCTCACCGCTTCTTTCTTACTTCTTGCCGTCGATCGTAATATCTTCAAACGGCGTCAGCGCCGATGGGCCGGGCTGCCAGCCTTTGACGTAGCTGCGTTCGGCTCCCAGCGGGCGGGAATGCACGATGGGCAAGCGGATATTGGCCTCATAAGTGATCTGGGCAATCTGGGCGTAGGCTTTGGCACTGACCGCTTTATTGCTGCTGGCCACCGCTTTGCCGAGCAGTTCGAATATCTTGGGGTTGGAGTAGCCGGTGTCGGCGGGCGAGGCTTCGCCGTAATAGGTGTTGTAGAAGTTGTACGGGCTGGCATACGGCCCCGTCCAGCCGATCATGTACATGTCGAAGCCCGGAGCGGTGTTGCGGTCGGTGAGGTATTTGGCCCAGTCCTCGGTTTTGAGGTTGACCTTGATGCCGATGGCACTCAGATCGGCGGCCATTGCCTCGGCAATCGGTTTGGGTGTCGGGAAATATGGGCGGCTCACCGGCATGTACCAAAGATCAATGCTGAAGCCGTTGGGGTAGCCCGCGTCGGCCAGCAACTTCTTGGCCGCTGCGGGGTCGTACTTGTAGTCGTCCGGCACATTTTTGGAGGCGGCCCAGTTCAGCGCCGGGGGCAAGAAACTGGCATCCGAGACGCCCAGCCCGTTCCAGAAAGCGTCCACGATGGCTTTTTTGTTGATGGCCATGCTGACGGCCTGCCGCACCTTGTCATTCTTGAGGTACTGGTTGCGGATATTTAGGCTGAGCGTGCCGACATTAAACGAAGGCACGATAATTTCATTGAGCGACGAATCGGCTTTCACTGCGCCGAGCTGGTCGGGATTGAGATCGGAGGTGAAATCGATGGTTCCGGCTTTGAGTTCGTTGAGGCGGGCGCTGGGGTCTTTGATAAAGCGCAGCACCAAGTTGTCGTAGCTGGCTTTTTTGCCCCAGTGCTTTTTGTTGGTCGTCAGGGTAATCCGGTCGCCGGTTTGCCACGACTGCATCACAAATGGGCCGGTGCCGACCGGCAAGGCGGCGGGCGTGCCGTACTTCGCTCCGGCTTTTTTCACGGCGGTCGGCGAGGCGATTCCGAAAAAGGTGGTGGCCATCGCTTCAGGAAACGGCGCAAACGAGTTGTTGAGCGTGAAGACCACTTTGTCAGGCCCGTCAGCCTTGACACTTTTCAGGAAGCTGTTTTTGTCGCTTTTGAAGCCGCCGAAAATAAACTGCCACGAAGTAAAGGTCTTGCTCTGAGCGGTGGCTCCTTCCGGCGCGGCCAAGTCCCACCAACGGTTGACGTTGTAGACCACCGCGTCGGCGTTGAAGGGGGTGCCGTCGCTAAACGTCACATTCTTACGCAGGTAAAACGTCCATTCGGTGGCGTCTTTGTTGGACGACCAGCGGGTTGCCAGCCCCGGCGCGATGGTGGAGGTGCCTTTTTTGAAGCGCACCAACATGTCGTAGACCAGTGACTGGGCCAGCGAGGAATTGCCGTCGGTGATGGTGCCGGTGTCGAGCGACACGGGATCGCCGCCCATGCCGTAGACGAGGGTGGCCGCGCTGGCCGAGCCGAATAAAGCAGCGCCGCTGAGCAGGGCGAGGGTCAAAGCGGGCCGGTGCAAGGTGGATCGGAGCATGGGTGTCCTCCAGTGGGTAAAGCTGCTAAGCGGTAAGCCGCTGCCAAAAGCAGGCGGGCCGATTGGCGGGTTGGCTGCTTTAAAAGTGGATCTGATGAAAAGGTAACAAAAGCAGTCTAACAGCAAAGCTGAATCCTCGGTGCGTCGCCGCCCAACCTTGCGACCTGTCGATTCCGCGAACTTTAGTCCCGCGCTTTGACTTTATACTGGGGCCATGACCGCCGTAAGCGCCGTGCCCCTTGCCGAATTTGAAGCCCGACTGCGTGAAGTGCTGCGCTCCAAAGTTGAGTTCATCGAGGTGATCGGTGAGGATTTGGTGGCGGCAGGCGGTAAACGGGTGCGCCCCGCGATCACGTATCTGGCCTCCAAAGCCCTCAGCGGCGGCGAGCAGCACCTCTTTGACACTGATCTGGCCGTCTGCGTAGAGCTGCTGCACTCGGCCTCACTGCTTCACGATGATTTGATTGACGATTCGGATACCCGGCGCGGCCAAGAAACTGCTTTTCGCAAATTTGGCAACGTGGTCAGCGTCATGAGCGGCGACTTTATGCTCAGCCGCTTGCTGGTGCTGCTCGCCGAGATGCCGCCGAGCCTGACCCGCGCTTTTGGCTTGGCGGCCAGCGCGGTGTGCGAAGGCGAGGTGCTGCAATTTCAGGTGGCGGCCTACGCCGATTACTCACTGGACAATTACTTGCAAGTCATTTACGGCAAAACGGCGGCGGTCTTTGAGCTGGCTGCCCGCGCTCCGGCGCTGCTGCGCTCGGCGCAGGGCCACCTGACCGAAGCGCTGGAAACCTACGGGCGCGAGTACGGCTTGGCTTTTCAGATGCAAGATGACTTGCTCGATTTGATGGGCGACGAAGCCACTATCGGCAAGCCGGTGGGCGGCGACCTACGTGAGGGCAAAGCCACCTTGCCGGTGCTGTATTTGCTGGAAGGGGAGAGTGGGGACGAAGTGCGGCGTATTTTGGAGCGCCGCGCCGCGCAGACCGGAGACGTGGAGCGGGTGCGCGAACTGGTGGCCGCGCAGGGTATTTATCAGCGTGCGCGTGACGAGATCGTGCGCCGCGCCGAGCTGGCCATTGCCGCGCTGCACCGCTTACCGCCCAGCCCTGACCGTGACCGCTTGGAAGCCTACGCCGCCTACGAAGTCCAGCGGGTGCGGTAATTTCGCCTCAGGCGGTGCGGGTTGCCGCGCTCAGGGGGTTCCATTCGGTGCTGCGGATGTCTAGAATCAAGCGGCAAGACAACTAGACAGCTTGGAATCACCCGATTTTTTAACAGAGACAGTGTGGGGCTGATCGTGTCATGCCCCGAACGCTGCGCTCAGGAGGGCCAGACGTGCCGACATCAGGACTCAATTGGCAAGGCTTGCTAGAACAGCTCGAACAAGCCTTGCCGTTTACCACCGCCGACGAACAGAGTTTGGCGTACTTCAAATTCCCCAAGCGCACCATCAGTCTGAGTTTGCCGGTCAAAATGGACGATGGGCGCGTCAAAGTCTTTCGGGGCTACCGCACGGTGCACAGCATCACGCGCGGCCCGGCGATGGGCGGCGTGCGCTACCGCGAGGGCCTGAGCGTTCACGAATGCGAAGTGCTGGCCGCCATCATGACTCTCAAGAACGCGGTGGCGGATTTGCCACTGGGCGGAGCCAAGGGCGGCGTCAACGTCGATCCTGAAACGCTCAGCGCGGGCGAAACTGAGCGGTTGACCCGCCGCTACACCTCGGAACTCGTCGATGTGATCGGCCACCAAAGTGACGTGCTGGCTCCCGACGTGGGCACCAACGAACAGATCATGGCCTGGATGCTCGATACCTACAACGAGAACCTGGGCAACACCGCCAACGGTATGGTCGTCGGTAAGCCGATCCCGCTCGGCGGCTCGCTGGGCACCAAAGGCGCACGCGGGCGCGGCGCGGCGCTGGTCACCGCCATGATTTTGGAAGAGAGCGGCGAGAACTTACAGAATAAAAGCGTGGTCATTCACGGCTACGGCGACGCGGGCCGCTCGGCCGCCGCTTACTTGGCCCTTCAGGGCGCACGCATCATCGGGGTAGCCGATTCCGGCGGGGCGACCTACGCGTCGATGGGCCTTGACTTGGCCGCGCTGGACGCTCACAGAGAAGAGACCGGTAGTGTCATGGGCTTTGCCACCGCCCTCGATACCGAAGAAGCCTTGGCGCTCAACGCCGATGTGCTGCTGCTGTGTTACGACCACGGCACGATTTACGCCGGCAACGCCGCCAGCATTCGTGCGCCCCTGGTCATCGAAGCCAGCAACCGCGCCGTATTGCCGGAAGCCGAGCGCTACCTGAAGTCGCAGGGCACCGTGGTGATTCCCGATTTGATCGCCAGCATCGGCGGCGTGATCACCAATTACTTGGAGTGGGTACAAGACGCCAGCAACTTTTTCTGGCAAGAAGACGAAATCTACGCCGCCTTGGACAAGCGCATCACCGCCGCCGTGACGGACGTGATGGCTTTTGCCAAATTGCACGGCACGCCTGATCTGCGAACTGCCGCTTACGCCGTGGCCCTCAACAAATTGCACGGCGCGGCGGTGCTGCGCGGGGTGTATCCGTGAGACGGGGCGAGCCAATGCCGCTCTGCAAGCTGTAACCAACAGAACCGCCTCGCTTCTCCACTTTACTTTTCCACTTGACCCACCACCAACGCGACTGAAAAGGAGCTTATGACCACCATGCCCACCGACCCGGCCCCCCGCGCCCTTCACGGCGTTCCCTCGTACCTCGACAAAAACAACCTCGGCCCCTGGGAAATTTATTTGGAACAAGTCGACCGCGTCACGCCGTACCTCGGCAAGCTGGCTTACTGGGCCGAAACCCTCAAGCGGCCCAAGCGCATCCTGATCGTGGACGTGCCGATTCACCTGGACGACGGCACGGTGGCGCACTTTGAGGGCTACCGGGTGCAGCACAACACCTCGCGCGGCCCGGCCAAAGGCGGCGTCCGCTTTCACCAAGACGTGACCCTGAGCGAAGTGATGGCGCTGAGTGCGTGGATGACCGTCAAGAACGCGGCGGTGAATTTGCCCTACGGCGGCGGCAAGGGCGGCATCCGCATCGACCCGCGCAACTACTCTCAGGGCGAACTCGAGAGACTGACCCGGCGCTACACCACCGAAATCGGCCTCGTGATCGGGCCAGACAAAGACATCCCCGCTCCCGACGTCAACACCAATCCGCAGACCATGGCGTGGATGATGGACACCTACTCGATGAACGTGGGGCGCACCGCCACCGGCGTCGTGACGGGCAAGCCGGTGCAGCTCGGCGGCTCACTGGGCCGCGCCGACGCCACCGGACGCGGGGTGTTCGTGACGGGCGCTCAGGCGCTCATCAAGCTGGGCATGCCGTTAGAAGGTGCAAAAATTGCGGTGCAGGGCTTCGGCAACGTGGGCTACGCCGCCGCCCGTATCTTTCAAGATCACGGCGCAAAAATCGTGGCGATTCAAGACGTCTCCGGCACCATTTTCAGCGCCGGCGGCTTAGACCCCTACGCGGTGCAGGCTCACCTTCAGGCCACCGGCAGCGTGCTGAACTTTGAAGGCAGCGACGCGCTGACCAAAGCCGAGTTCTGGCAAGTGCCGTGCGACGTGCTCATTCCCGCCGCGCTGGAAAAGCAGATCACCGTCGACAACGCCGATCAGATTCAGGCCCGCGTGATCGTGGAAGGCGCGAACGGCCCGACCACCCCCGCCGCCGACGATATTTTGCGCGGGCGCGGCGTGACGCTGGTGCCGGACGTGCTGGCCAACGCAGGCGGCGTGACGGTCAGTTATTTTGAATGGGTGCAGGATTTTTCGAGCTTTTTCTGGACGGAAGACGAGATCAATGCCCGCTTAGACCGGATCATGGCGGAAGCGTTCAACAGCCTGTGGGCGGTGGCCGAGCGGCACGGCGTCACGCTGAGAACCGCCGCCTACATCGTGGCCTGCACGCGGGTGCTGGAAGCGCGGGCACTGAGAGGGCTGTACCCTTAAGCGGCTGCATCCTTAAATGGGGATTCTTCCTCTCTTTTAATTGCCTCCTTACTATACTGATGAGTAAGGAGGCAATTAAATGTCAAGGACGACTATAACCAGTAAGGGACAAATCACTGTACCGCACGAGATTCGCGCCGCTCTCAAGCTGGTGCAGGGGGATCAATTGCAGATTGAAGTCGTTGCCAACGGCTTCGAGGCCCGTTTGGTTCGGCGTCCGACAGCGGCTTCTCTGCAAGGTATTCTGAAAAGCGAGGTGCCGTATCAAAGTCAGGAAGCCGAGCGTCAGGCAGTGGCGGAGGCGCTCGCTGAAAAGTTTTCAAAGCAAAAATGAGCAGTTCGCAACCTCTTGAAGGCGTTTTGCTGGACGCCAATGTCGTGCTCCGTTACCTGACCAACGAGCCGCCGGAGATGGCTGGGCGGAGCCTAGCGCTGTTAGAGCGGGCCGAACGCGGCGAACTGAGATTGATCTTGACACCTTTGGTGCTGGCAGAGTGCG contains:
- a CDS encoding Glu/Leu/Phe/Val family dehydrogenase → MTTMPTDPAPRALHGVPSYLDKNNLGPWEIYLEQVDRVTPYLGKLAYWAETLKRPKRILIVDVPIHLDDGTVAHFEGYRVQHNTSRGPAKGGVRFHQDVTLSEVMALSAWMTVKNAAVNLPYGGGKGGIRIDPRNYSQGELERLTRRYTTEIGLVIGPDKDIPAPDVNTNPQTMAWMMDTYSMNVGRTATGVVTGKPVQLGGSLGRADATGRGVFVTGAQALIKLGMPLEGAKIAVQGFGNVGYAAARIFQDHGAKIVAIQDVSGTIFSAGGLDPYAVQAHLQATGSVLNFEGSDALTKAEFWQVPCDVLIPAALEKQITVDNADQIQARVIVEGANGPTTPAADDILRGRGVTLVPDVLANAGGVTVSYFEWVQDFSSFFWTEDEINARLDRIMAEAFNSLWAVAERHGVTLRTAAYIVACTRVLEARALRGLYP
- a CDS encoding AbrB/MazE/SpoVT family DNA-binding domain-containing protein; protein product: MSRTTITSKGQITVPHEIRAALKLVQGDQLQIEVVANGFEARLVRRPTAASLQGILKSEVPYQSQEAERQAVAEALAEKFSKQK
- a CDS encoding polyprenyl synthetase family protein, with amino-acid sequence MTAVSAVPLAEFEARLREVLRSKVEFIEVIGEDLVAAGGKRVRPAITYLASKALSGGEQHLFDTDLAVCVELLHSASLLHDDLIDDSDTRRGQETAFRKFGNVVSVMSGDFMLSRLLVLLAEMPPSLTRAFGLAASAVCEGEVLQFQVAAYADYSLDNYLQVIYGKTAAVFELAARAPALLRSAQGHLTEALETYGREYGLAFQMQDDLLDLMGDEATIGKPVGGDLREGKATLPVLYLLEGESGDEVRRILERRAAQTGDVERVRELVAAQGIYQRARDEIVRRAELAIAALHRLPPSPDRDRLEAYAAYEVQRVR
- a CDS encoding ABC transporter substrate-binding protein, encoding MLRSTLHRPALTLALLSGAALFGSASAATLVYGMGGDPVSLDTGTITDGNSSLAQSLVYDMLVRFKKGTSTIAPGLATRWSSNKDATEWTFYLRKNVTFSDGTPFNADAVVYNVNRWWDLAAPEGATAQSKTFTSWQFIFGGFKSDKNSFLKSVKADGPDKVVFTLNNSFAPFPEAMATTFFGIASPTAVKKAGAKYGTPAALPVGTGPFVMQSWQTGDRITLTTNKKHWGKKASYDNLVLRFIKDPSARLNELKAGTIDFTSDLNPDQLGAVKADSSLNEIIVPSFNVGTLSLNIRNQYLKNDKVRQAVSMAINKKAIVDAFWNGLGVSDASFLPPALNWAASKNVPDDYKYDPAAAKKLLADAGYPNGFSIDLWYMPVSRPYFPTPKPIAEAMAADLSAIGIKVNLKTEDWAKYLTDRNTAPGFDMYMIGWTGPYASPYNFYNTYYGEASPADTGYSNPKIFELLGKAVASSNKAVSAKAYAQIAQITYEANIRLPIVHSRPLGAERSYVKGWQPGPSALTPFEDITIDGKK
- a CDS encoding Glu/Leu/Phe/Val family dehydrogenase, translated to MPTSGLNWQGLLEQLEQALPFTTADEQSLAYFKFPKRTISLSLPVKMDDGRVKVFRGYRTVHSITRGPAMGGVRYREGLSVHECEVLAAIMTLKNAVADLPLGGAKGGVNVDPETLSAGETERLTRRYTSELVDVIGHQSDVLAPDVGTNEQIMAWMLDTYNENLGNTANGMVVGKPIPLGGSLGTKGARGRGAALVTAMILEESGENLQNKSVVIHGYGDAGRSAAAYLALQGARIIGVADSGGATYASMGLDLAALDAHREETGSVMGFATALDTEEALALNADVLLLCYDHGTIYAGNAASIRAPLVIEASNRAVLPEAERYLKSQGTVVIPDLIASIGGVITNYLEWVQDASNFFWQEDEIYAALDKRITAAVTDVMAFAKLHGTPDLRTAAYAVALNKLHGAAVLRGVYP
- a CDS encoding M20 family metallopeptidase; its protein translation is MTQTQTPPNTVPAELKQQVTAWRRYLHQHPELSFQEHQTADYVEGELKKLPHLTLSRPTPTSILAVLKGTAGAGRTVLLRADMDALPIQEDTGLEFASQNPGVMHACGHDGHTAMLLGAATLLSASPETLRGEVRFIFQHAEELFPGGAQQVVDAGIMDGVDAVVGTHLMTPIPTGVIVLRDGPLLAASDVFNIRIEGKGGHAASPHETIDPVVIAAQIVLALQSVVSRQRDPLDPAVLSVTQINGGSAHNIIPGSVTMTGTVRTFDAELREKMPERMEKLIKGITEGYGANYTFDYEKGYRAVINDPEITEMLREVTRQTLGAEATLSEGRPIMGGEDFSAYLTKAPGTFIAIGAGGPDYAPHHHSKFTVDERALEHGVLLYVGAARRLTQAG